The window TTGTCAGTATCCGCCAAGGGCTGAGCAGCCATGCACCCGCTGCATACGACACCGCCGCCCATCAATACGAAAATCGAGTTCCATTCGCGAATATGCATGCGTCACCTGCCTGACCAAAATGTCACAGAATATCCCTGCGTTAACTCATCGATGTTGGTGCTGACGCCGAATTGACCCAGCGGCCGATACCACACTGATCCAACACCAATTGGCAAAAATCCAGTAATGGTAATGGTTCACAAGGTAGGAGCCTGGGTCAATGAAATATCGGTAACTGGGTCAATCCTGCGCTGGCGATAACAGGCAACGCACTTCCTGACTCGAAAACTGAACGGGGTGAGCGCAGAAATGAGCTTGAATGCGCTCGCCTATAACTTGAAGCGGGTGATGAAAATCATCGGCACCGAAGGCTTATTGAAGGCGATGGAGGCGTAAAAGCCCGGCTTTTACTGCCCCAAAGAGCTGTCAAAGCGCTTCATACGCGCTCTGAAGCGTTACCGGCGCTGATCCTGGTAAATAGTCGGGAAATCGCCACGCCAACCAGCAATGGGCTGAAGCACGCACGATAAGAAAGAGTTTTTACACGCTCTGGGCCAGTAGCTGCCGGTCACGAAGGGCCGTAATCGACCCAAAGCTGCCGTTCGCTACCGGCAGAAATCGGCCATAAGCAGACCTTCGCCCGCATATTTACGATGCCCTACCGTTCTAATTGGCGCTGCCTCAGAATATCGGTCCACTAGCGGCTGGATGGAACCACCATGCGCATCGTCACAGACTCCCGGCCAAACGAAATCCTCAGGCTGGCGTTACGGGAATACGTCCAAGGTGTACCGTACCTCGGCCCCATTTTTCGTTGAAATGATCCATCAAAGATTTATGAGGCGCGGCGGCTGTATGTTGGCGAAAATATCAGGTGTGTATTCTTCTGGTTTGCGCCACTGACAAAGCCAGTGGCGTAAGCCAGCCTATTAATTATTTGACGTTACGGCTTGGCAACGTGCCAGACTTGGTTGACGCCGTCACCGGTTGTATCCCCTGGCTTGGTATCTTTGACCCAGCTGTAAAGTGGCATGCCTTTGTATGCCCATTGTTTTGTGCCATCGTCTCGAGTGATGACAGAGTAATCATGACCCGCTTTCGCGTCTGCGGATACCGGTAGAGGTGGCCAGTTTGAAGCGCATGGCCCATTGCAGACCGACTTGCCCGAGGTGTCCTTACCGAAGGTATAAAGAGTCATACCTTTTGCGTCTACGAGTACTTTTCCCTTGTCCGTTTCAGCAAGCTTGACTGGCGCATCGGCGAGCGCCAAACCCGACATGCAGCTGGCGGCAACAGCGACGGTGAGAATCATCTTTTTGAACATATGTATTTCCTTTGGTCATTTTTAATTTTTAGAAGACCCACCTGCCTCTGAAACGGCAAGCGATCAGACAATAGACGAGCCACAAACAGGTTAATTCGACTCCATAGAAAAAACGTCCCGATATCATTTTTTGCTGGAATGCTGGGCTCTCCCCCCCCCCGGACCCTGTGCCTTCCTCAATTGAGCAAAGCGACGCTCACGGTCAAGCATCATTGGCTCATCTCAATGAGCGACGGCGATCCATCATCCAGGACTCATCATTTTCACTCATTATTATTCACTTGGTCGTGGAGTATCAGCAGGCCCCCATGAAGGCCTGCGCTGTTCAATCAGTCGGCCTTGAGCGTCGACACCACCTTGTTGCTGGCGAGATCGACTGTGGAGATACTCAAGTCCTCATTGAGGACATACGCCTTCGACTTGTCTTTGGTGAAGACAATGGCCTGGCGGGGTGCCTTCAAACCGGTCACAGTGGTGGTCACTTTCAGCGTTTTGGTGTCGATCACTGAAAGGCTGTTGTCACCGAGGTTACCCGAGTAGACGTGCAGCCCGTCTGGAGTGAGGGCTGCGCCGTAGGGGTCTTTGCCAACAATGACGGTGGTTGTGATGGCGCGTTTTTGAGTGTCGACAACTGCGATGCTGTTACTGCCGCTGTTAGCCGCGTACAGCGTATTGCCGTCCGCCGATATGGAGATGGCGCGCAACTTGTTGAAGCCAGTGATCTCACCTTCAATCGTATTGGTCTTGCTGTCGACCAAGGTAATTTTGTCCCCAAGAAAGTTGGTGACATAGACGGTTTTGCCGTCAGGACTTACTCGGATGCCCTGGCGCGGTTGGGAGAAGCCAGGTACCACAGCTACTGGCCGCTGGTGATCAAGGTCAATGACCGACAGCGTGCTGGCCGCTTCATTGTTGACGTAGAGCAGGCTTCCGTCCTTGCTGAGTGTGGTACCAAAAGCACCTGCGCCCAACGGAATATCTGCGATCACTTTTAAAGTCTTGGTGTCAATCTTGCGCACGACCCCCAAACTGCTGTCGGAGAGGTAGAACACATCGCCAGTTGGCGAAAACACAATATTTCGCGGCGTGACGTAGCCGGTGAGAACCTGGCGAACCTTACCGGTTTTCAAATCATAAACCACTACATCTGGACGCTGACTGTAAGAGACCACCGCCGTCGTTTCATCAGGGCTGACGGCCAGCGAGTTGTTGTGAATATCGCCGTCAAACGTCCAGCGATCTTGCGCGGCCCACGCGCTCATCGATGCGGCCAACGCAACACCCAACGTCAGGGCTGTGACGGTTTTCTTTATCACATTCATCAGAATTTCCTCATAGGGTAAGCAAGGCACCCAGTCGCGCCTTGGCATATACAACTCGTTCATCGCTGCAGGGCAATGAGTTGACTTTATGCGTCGTTGATAAATTCCGGAAACAACTTGTTTTGGTAGCTCTTACCTGTTTTATAAATAGGTCTAGCTACTCCTGGCTCACGAATTGACTGCATTTTTCCCAGAATCGCTCAAGCCCAGGCGAGATGTATTTGTCCCGGTGACGGATCAGAAAAAAACGTCGGGTCAGTGCAGGCAACGCGTGCGGCAGTTCAACCAAGACTTCAGAGGCCAGTAGATCCCGAACGACCCAGCGGGACAGGCAACTGATGCCGATGCCTTGTGCGAGGGTATGCTTGATGGCCTCTGAACTGCCGATCTGGCGCGTTTCGGCGAGATCGTGCAAATGACGCAGCAGCAATTGTTCGACTTCTTCACGGGTACCAGAACCTGGCTCGCGCAGTAGCCATTCAGCGGTACGAAGATCATCAAGTGTGACCTGCTGCTTTAGTGCCAAGGGGTGCCGTTGGCCTGCGGCAATAAGCAACTCATCAATTAGCCAAGGCTCGGCACTGAGTTCGGGCAGGTGGCAAGGCCCCTCGATCAGGCCCATATCAATCTCGAAATCAGCGACTCTTCTTGCGATAGCCATGCTGTTGGCCATGTCGACATCGACCCTCAAATGTGGTGTTGATTGACGTAGCTCACCGAGAATCAATGGCAGAACATAATTGCCTATCGTGGTACTGCATCCTACCCGCAAGCGTGTCTTCAGCCCGGCATGGCCGGGTAAGAAACTGGCCTCTATCTGTTGTGCATTCTCAAGCATCCTTCTGGCTTGAGGCAGTAAGGCATGGCCGTTATCGTTCAGCACTAAACGCTTGCCTACACGGTCGAACAGCCTGGTATCCAAGGCGCTTTCCAACTCGTTCAGTGCGGCGCTGGTTGCAGATTGGGACAGTGACACCGAAATGGCGGCGCTGGTGGTGCTACCGTGCTGCGCGACGGCGCAGAAAATTTGTAGCTGGCGTAGGCTTAGCTTCATGTAATCTACCTTCTTTATAGGTCATATAAACCTATACTATCCGTTTTTACCGCTATTCCCATCAAGCTATACTTCAACCATGTCATATCGAAGGCACACTGAAGCGGGAGCGCGAAAATGAGTGAGACACGACTCGCAGCTATAATGGGCGGCAGCCATCCACTGGCGGCTTTGTCCAATCCACGAGAAGCGATCCGGCAGTTCACACCCAACTGGTTCGCCGCCACGATGGGCACCGGGATTCTGGCGCTGGCTCTGGGCCAACTGCCCTTTGTTGCGCAGTGGCCCAAAGCGTTAGGGGAAGCCTTGTGGTTTTTTAATATCGTGCTGTTTTGCCTGTTTACGCTGATGTACGCGAGCCGTTGGGTATTGTTCTTCGATGAGGCCAAACAGATCTTCGGCCACTCCACTGTATCGATGTTTTTTGGAACTATCCCCATGGGATTGGCGACCATCATCAACGGTTTTCTCCTTTATGGTTTGCCACGCTGGGGGGGTGGGGTAGTCGCTTTAGCCGAAGTGTTGTGGTGGATCGATGTCACCATGGCATTGGCCTGCGGGGTGCTGATCCCGTATATGATGTTTACTCGCCAGCAGCACAGCATTGATCAGATGACAGCGGTATGGCTGCTGCCAGTAGTTGCGGCTGAGGTGGCTGCCGCCAGTGGCGGTCTATTGGCTCCGCACCTCGCTGATGCGAGCGCACAGTTCACCATGCTCATCACCAGCTACGTGCTGTGGGCCTACTCGGTGCCCGTCGCCTTGAGCATACTGGTGATCCTGTTACTGCGCATGGCTCTGCACAAACTACCTCATGAAAGCATGGCAGCATCGAGCTGGCTGTCTTTAGGGCCGATCGGTACCGGGGCTTTGGGGATGTTGCTGCTGGGCAACGATGCTCCAGCAATCTTTGCTGCCCATGGAATGGCAAGCATCGGCGGCGTAGCCGAGGGCATTGGCTTGATCGGTGGTGTGCTGTTCTGGGGGCTGGGATTGTGGTGGATGGTATTGGCGCTGCTAATTACCGGGCGCTACTTCAGGGAGGGCATTCCCTTCAACCTCGGCTGGTGGGGCTTCACCTTTCCGCTGGGAGTGTACGCCGTAACAACCCTCAAATTGGGCTCTATGCTGCACCTCACGTTCTTTAGCTTCTTTGGCGTGGTGCTGGTGTTGATGCTGACTGTCATGTGGATGATCGTCGCGGCTAAAACCCTGGCTGGTGCCTATCGCGGCAACTTGTTCGTCTCGCCGTGTATCCACTCGCTGAGCAAGGCGAGCAAAACCTGAGCCTTTGGCTACTTGATCGACTGTTTGGCGTGACGCAGTGTGGACAAAATGCGCTGCCTAACATTCGGGTGAGTGCAAACGGAAAGGGGGCTTGGGTGTGGCATTTCCAGCAATGAAAAATTAGGGAAGGCGAGCCGAACACGCGGTATGGCTTTCTGGGCAACACGTCCGGCAAACACGATAGTGACGAGATCAGGGAAAAGCGTCAGTAGCGTGATCAGCATCTCGATACCTTCCTCAATTTGCGCTCTGCGGAGCGGACCCTTGGGCTTATCGAGATCTGGTAACCAAGGGTACAAATTCCAAAGGACGGTTTTGTGACGTGCCAGTCCAACCTGCTCAATGAAACCTTTCAGGTTGCGTTGTGCAGGCCCCGGATTGTCTCTTGAGACATACCGTGGAAGACTGACCGTTCGAGCGGGCGATTCCAACAAGATCAATACCCTTGCGAAGACGCCGCCATCCAGTGGATCGAAATACGGTAATGTTCTTTCGCCCGTGGACTGGGCCATTACCCAGCGCGTCAATTCAGCAGTTTTCGGCAGCAGCAAAAAGTCTTCTCTTACCTTAAGAGAAATTTCCTGCTCTGCGCTTTTCTGATTGAGTAACACTACTTGGAAGCCTCCTTCTTCAGGTTATAGGCCGCTACCGATTTACGAATATCTTCCCGCGCTTCGTCTGCGCTCCCCCAGCGGCCCATTTTCACCCACTTACCCGGCTCTAACGCTTTGTAGTTTTCGAAGAAGTGCTGAATCTGTGCGAGGAGTAACGCAGGGAGGTCAGAGCATTCCTTTACATTGCTGTACATAGAGCTGAGTTTTTCATGAGGCACTGCGATTACCTTGGCATCCGCACCAGCTTCGTCCGTCATGTACATCACACCTACTGGGCGACTGCGGATGACAACGCCAGGTGATACCGGGTAAGGGCAAATCACGAGGACGTCCAAAGGATCGCCGTCATCGCTCAAGGTATTTGGAATGAACCCGTAGTTAGCCGGGTAGAACATCGGCGTGCTGAGGAAGCGATCAACGAAGATCTGTCCACTTGGCTTGTCCACCTCGTACTTGATCGGCGAGTGGTTTGCAGGAATCTCGATAACGGTGAAGAAGTCATCGGGGATCGCGTTACCAGCTGGAATATCCGTGTAGCTCATGCTCATATCTCCAAGCGTCTAGGAAAGGCCAATGCCACTGACGTTTTTGCCAACAGCTATACGTGGTTCGTTTTTTTACGGTAACCAGTCCAACAGGTTTACCGGCGATAGGCCGTCAGCGCACGAATGCATCATGTCCTGCATAAAACGCACGGCTGCCAAGATCCTCTTCTATTCGCAGAAACTGATTGTATTTCTCGACCCGCTCCCCCCGGCATGGAGCTCCTGTCTTGAGATGGCCAGTCCCCATCGCGACAGTCAGATCAGCGATGGAGCTGTCCACCGTCTCCCCGCTACGATGAGAAACCATCGCCCCCCAATTTGCCCCATAGGCCATTTCGATGGCGGCTTTGGTCTCAGTCAGCGTTCCGATTTGATTAGGTTTGATCAATACGGCATTGGCGACGTTTTCTGTGATGCCTCGCTGAATCCGTTCGACATTGGTGACAAATAGGTCATCTCCAACCAACTCGATCCGGTCACCCAGAGCTGCATTCAATAGCTTCCAGCCTGACCAATCGTCTTCCGCGAGTCCATCTTCCAGTACCGCAATCGGATACTTGTCGACCCAGGAGGAATAGAGATTAATCAGCTCTTGAGCATCGACCTTACGACCCTCAGAGCGCAGATGGTAAAGGCCGTTTTCATAGAAGCCGCTGGATGCTGGATCGATAGCGATCTCGATCTGAGATCCAGGGGTGTAACCAGCCCTCTCGATTGCCTTGATGATCAGCTCAATGGCGTCTGAGTTTTTCTTGAGTGCCGGCGCAAAGCCGCCCTCATCTCCGACCGCTGTTGAATAGCCGGCGTCCTTAAGCACCGCTTTCAGCTCGTGGTACACCTCGGAGCCCCATCGCAAGGCTTCCTTGAAACTGCCAGCCCCTGTAGGTGCAATCATGAATTCCTGAAAGTCAGGGCCTTGCCAGTTGGCGTGAACACCGCCATTGAGAATATTGAACATCGGGACGGGCATTCTTGCTGCTTGCTCGCCGCCCAGATATTGGAACAAGGGCAAGTTCAGCGCAGAAGCCGCCGCTCTGGCAACGGCGAGGCTCACGCCCAAGATCGCGTTTCCTCCAAGCCTGGATTTATCAGAGGTTCCATCCAGCTTAATCATCAAATGATCAATTTGTTCCTGGTCAATCGCATTCATGCCCCTCAGAGACTCAAGTATTTCGGTATTCACATTGCTAACGGCCTTTAACACTCCCTTGCCGGAGTACCGCTGTGTATCTTTGTCACGCAACTCAACTGCTTCGTGAGCGCCTGTAGAGGCACCGGACGGTACTGAAGCCCGGCCCATGGCGCCGCACTCCAAGGTGACGTCGACTTCAACGGTAGGGTTACCGCGTGAATCGAGAATTTCACGTGCATGAATGGCCTGGATTTGCGTTTTCATTGATCTTCTCCAAGTAACGATTCGGGAGCGTCATTAACCATTTGAATCCGTTGAGAGGCCTCTATGTCGGACGTCAGCTCTCCATGAGTATCCTGAACAGCTGCACTGCCGACACCGCAATTGCGGGAACCAAGAAGCCTCCAATAATTAGTTCAGGAATCTCTCCCACCAAGGGCATGAACTGCCCTCTTTTTGCCATCTGGAAAAGCTCCATCATTTGGTTTGAAGCAACCATTACAGAGCAGCAATACGCCGTCTGGGCTTGTAGCCTGACGCGCCTTTGATTTAGCAGATGAAAGGTCAGCAAGGACACTCCAACGCTTACGATGAAAAGCGCGGCGAACTCATAGACGGATCCTGTGAAAAACCTGCCCATCACAAGCCCGAATACGATGCTCAGCGTCACTGCGCTCATGTGGTCTCCCAATTCTCTAAAATGATTTTGATGAGCCGACGTCGGTGAGCTCCATTTCGCGATCTCATCTTTGGATTGCCAACCGCCATCGCGCTCAATGTTGCTGTGCTCTCAGCTCGTAGCCCGGTACGCAGGTTTGGGCTACGTCGGCCTTGCAGGACTTTTCACTGGGCATACGCATCGTGACTAATGCGCCTTCGAGCGGGGTGACGACGTACCACCCCTCGCTCGAAATCTTTTGATTGTCTGCGATGCCCGCCAGAAAAAGCGACCAAAAAACCAGTCCTACGAGGAGCTGCCTGTTGTCATGAGCCCAGTTAGCGGGGGCTGGCTGTGGACGTAGGTTATAAACTCGGTACATGGCGTTTATCCTTTTTATCGGTTGTCCAACAAGGTGCGTTTTTTAGTTTTTCGCCTGGCCCACTCGACCGTATTCGATGGGCAATTTGATATAGCTCAGTGAAAACGACTCCTTGGCCAATGCCTCCAGCAACCTGTCGCACCCAATTTCATCAGTGGATATAGTCACCGTGACGGGATGGTCGGCACCGCCGAGGAAATGCGCCGTATGCAAATGCCCCAAATGATCTAGCCCCTCTGTACCGCTCACCAACGTCGCACCCAACGCGCCCTCTCGCTTGGCGAACTCGACCAACCACTCTCCCAGTGGAAGGTGCTGGTAGTTGGTACTCTGTTCGGTGAAAAACGTCAGTTGAAAGCCGTTCATAGCTACATCCTCTAATGTCGCGAGTGACCGACGCTTCGGTCGGCCTTACCTCTTCATTTCCGAGCTGTTTTCAAACTGAATTACGACGCGTCAGTGAGCGGTAACTCACATAAGAGAAGAACTGCTCGCACCTTGCGTAACTCGTCAGCGTGGTCGCGCAGGTATGCGCGCAGCTTGTCCTCTGTATCTAGCAATTCCAGACACTGGGGATGACGCATATCGCCAAGCTCCGGGTGATGATGGGAGATGCGATGGCCTGGCAAATAACCTGCAGAAATCGTCTTGAGCATGACCTGCTCAATTCTTGCTTTTTGAGCAACTTTAAGGAGGTGCTGGGCTAGTGCAGGTGCGCTTAGGTGGTGCCAGAAGCTGGTCACGCGAGCCCGGCTAGCGCCAGGAAAATAGAGTTGCAAAGCTGTCAGGCGATCTTGGTGATGTTCAATCATTTCTCTTCCCCCGCAAGAGTCACTTTCCGCTCGCTGGCGGATTCACTTTGAGCATGAAATTGCTTGATATCAGAGAGCCGGATTTCCTCCGGAAGAGGACGGTGATGCTTGCTGTGGCCGACGCGCTGGGCGTGATAGATCCCGGTGTGTCCGGATACGAGGTAACTTGCGATACAGGCAATGGCTGCAAGCGGAGCAATTTCGGGCCCGAAGAGCTCCATGGCCATAACGATGGTTGCCAGTGGCGTATTAGCTGCACCGGCAAAGACGGCGACAAAGCCGATACCAGCCAGCATGCCGAAGGGAAGGTGCAAGAGGGGAGCCAGCGCATTCCCCAAGGTGGCACCGATGTAAAACAGCGGTGTGACTTCGCCGCCCTTGAATCCAGTCCCCAGGGAGACAACGGTGAACACCATCTTTCCAAGCCAGTCCCAAGGGGCCATTGGCATTTGAAAGGATTGGACGATGCTCGGAATGCCTAGCCCGATGTACTTATCAACGTCGATGTAATGGTTACTACCGAGCGCCCACACTGCGACTGCGATCAGCAGGCCGCCGGCGAAGGGTCTTAATGGTGAATAGGTGATAAGCCGCTTAACGAAGGCTCCGAGCTTGTGGGTCGCAGTCGCGAATAGCAGGCCGGTAAGGCCAAAGACAATCCCAGCTGCCACCACAGCCATGACGCTCCACAGCTGCACCGGAACCACTTCGCCAATGACGTAATGCGTGTGAACCACGCCCCAGGCTTGCCCCACCTGGTCAGCAACGATTGCCGCAACCACGCAAGGGAAAAGCGCGTCGTAACGCATACGTCCAATGGCCAATACTTCAAGTCCGAATAAAGCCCCGGCAAGAGGGGTGCCGAAGACGGACGCAAAGCCAGCACTGATACCGGCCATGAGAATCACCCGACGGTCTTCGCGGCGCAGACGGAAGACATGCGTCAGTTGATCGGCAAGGGCACCGCCCATTTGCACCGCCGTCCCCTCACGTCCCACAGATGCACCAAAAAGGTGGGAAACCACGGTTCCGATCAGCACCATCGGCACCATGCGCAAAGGCACGATCTTCTTAGGATCATGGATCTCATCGATGATCAGGTTGTTTCCGGCATCAACGGGTTTGCCTATCAAGTGATATGCAAGTCCCACAGCAAAGCCGGCCACTGGCAGGAGCCAGATTACCCAGGGATGGGTTTCTCGCCACTGGGTGGCATGATCCAAAGAAAGCAGGAATAACGCAGAAGCAGAGCCTGCCAAAAGAGCTACAAGACCAGCAAGCGCAAGCCATTTCGCTATATAGGGCAGTAAGTCGAGTTGTTCAGGTCGTCGAAATTTAGACATTTGGCCAGCCACAAAAAATAAGTGGGCCTGACCAAAGAAGGGATTCTAAGCGCGAACGCCTACAGACCTGGTTTGATCAGGTTTCTGTAGGCATCATCAGCTGCTACGGGCGCAGCGGTTTGTTAATGGAGGAATGCCATCTCCAATGCGCCGATCTTAGCTAGGTCTGTCCAAAATGTAAAATCGTGTTTCGGAGTACGAGGCAAGCGAAGGCGTCTTCGAGTCACCGCTTACGAAAGAGGGCCAAACTAGGTGACCTCTGTTCCGACGAAGCCCAGCTCAACTGGGGTTTTTATGTAAAACAACGAGATATCTTCAAGCTCCAATCGCTTGAATAACTGTTCAGATTCGTCCTCGGTAATGGCCATACGAATTTCGGTAGGCTGATCCGCTAGTTCAAAAAAATGCGAGGAATGCAGCCGGCCGGTATGCCCAAAGCCTTCGATACCTGTGGACAGAGTCGCACCCCGCAGTCCCATTTCTTTCGCCAAATCAACGACCCAGTCGCCGAGCATCTTTCCCTGATAGCGACGATTCTGTTGAGTAAAGAAGGTCACCAGAAAAGCTTTCATGTTCCTCTCCTCAGCGCGTGTTGATTATTTGATAGGACAGAAGCCCGGCAGCCGTCATTACCAGCGAGCCCACGACGTGTAGTGAAACTGAGCCTAGCGCCCAGGGCAGCCTACCCATCACGACCAATACAGCCGCCATAGCCGGTACAGGCATCCAGGCCCATGCGTTGTTCCAGCTTTCAACGATGCGTGATCTCTTTGCCCCGGCAGCTGTTGCTACCGCTAAGACCAAAGGCAAAGCGATCAGCATCACAAAGGCCTCAACAAATGGGCCTATAGAAATGACCACTGTTGAGTCGTTACCCAGCATGAAGGTCAGGTACACCGGCAGCAGTACAAGCTGCATCAAAAGAAGCAATGGGGTGGCCGCCAGAGTGAGTTTGGAGTCGCCTTTACCGATATGGGTAAAAACCACCACATAGTCGATACAAGGCGTCAGCAAGACCAACAGGGCACCCACCAAAATCGCCGGGTGATTGGTTATCCCCATCGTCAATGCCCAAACCAGCAAGGGGATGGCCACGAAGTTGGCTGTGAGCAGCGCCGCCATGAAACGCTTATTTGCGAGGCTATTACGGAGATCCAAGAACGGGATCTGTAGAAACATGGCGTACATCAGCACTGCGATGGTGGGTGTCACCGTCGACCCTAATGCTTCAGACGCATTGGGGGCGAGCAGGCCTCCGAGGGCCGCGACAATGACCGCGACGAAGTAAATGGGAATCTGGTTAGTCTCTAGCTGTTCTCTGTCCACAAAATGCCCTTCAAGCGCGTGAAATTATTTTCTGAAGACAGGTTAATATCTGTAGCTGCTACAGGTTCAAGAAAATGCTTGGGGAGTTTGCATGTCAGGAATCGGGGCGC of the Paucimonas lemoignei genome contains:
- a CDS encoding secreted repeat of uncharacterised function is translated as MFKKMILTVAVAASCMSGLALADAPVKLAETDKGKVLVDAKGMTLYTFGKDTSGKSVCNGPCASNWPPLPVSADAKAGHDYSVITRDDGTKQWAYKGMPLYSWVKDTKPGDTTGDGVNQVWHVAKP
- a CDS encoding outer membrane protein, translated to MNVIKKTVTALTLGVALAASMSAWAAQDRWTFDGDIHNNSLAVSPDETTAVVSYSQRPDVVVYDLKTGKVRQVLTGYVTPRNIVFSPTGDVFYLSDSSLGVVRKIDTKTLKVIADIPLGAGAFGTTLSKDGSLLYVNNEAASTLSVIDLDHQRPVAVVPGFSQPRQGIRVSPDGKTVYVTNFLGDKITLVDSKTNTIEGEITGFNKLRAISISADGNTLYAANSGSNSIAVVDTQKRAITTTVIVGKDPYGAALTPDGLHVYSGNLGDNSLSVIDTKTLKVTTTVTGLKAPRQAIVFTKDKSKAYVLNEDLSISTVDLASNKVVSTLKAD
- the cysL_1 gene encoding regulatory protein, LysR:LysR, substrate-binding, which produces MKLSLRQLQIFCAVAQHGSTTSAAISVSLSQSATSAALNELESALDTRLFDRVGKRLVLNDNGHALLPQARRMLENAQQIEASFLPGHAGLKTRLRVGCSTTIGNYVLPLILGELRQSTPHLRVDVDMANSMAIARRVADFEIDMGLIEGPCHLPELSAEPWLIDELLIAAGQRHPLALKQQVTLDDLRTAEWLLREPGSGTREEVEQLLLRHLHDLAETRQIGSSEAIKHTLAQGIGISCLSRWVVRDLLASEVLVELPHALPALTRRFFLIRHRDKYISPGLERFWEKCSQFVSQE
- a CDS encoding putative transporter-like membrane protein; its protein translation is MSETRLAAIMGGSHPLAALSNPREAIRQFTPNWFAATMGTGILALALGQLPFVAQWPKALGEALWFFNIVLFCLFTLMYASRWVLFFDEAKQIFGHSTVSMFFGTIPMGLATIINGFLLYGLPRWGGGVVALAEVLWWIDVTMALACGVLIPYMMFTRQQHSIDQMTAVWLLPVVAAEVAAASGGLLAPHLADASAQFTMLITSYVLWAYSVPVALSILVILLLRMALHKLPHESMAASSWLSLGPIGTGALGMLLLGNDAPAIFAAHGMASIGGVAEGIGLIGGVLFWGLGLWWMVLALLITGRYFREGIPFNLGWWGFTFPLGVYAVTTLKLGSMLHLTFFSFFGVVLVLMLTVMWMIVAAKTLAGAYRGNLFVSPCIHSLSKASKT
- a CDS encoding Uracil DNA glycosylase superfamily; translated protein: MLLNQKSAEQEISLKVREDFLLLPKTAELTRWVMAQSTGERTLPYFDPLDGGVFARVLILLESPARTVSLPRYVSRDNPGPAQRNLKGFIEQVGLARHKTVLWNLYPWLPDLDKPKGPLRRAQIEEGIEMLITLLTLFPDLVTIVFAGRVAQKAIPRVRLAFPNFSLLEMPHPSPLSVCTHPNVRQRILSTLRHAKQSIK
- the ppa_1 gene encoding inorganic pyrophosphatase, whose protein sequence is MSYTDIPAGNAIPDDFFTVIEIPANHSPIKYEVDKPSGQIFVDRFLSTPMFYPANYGFIPNTLSDDGDPLDVLVICPYPVSPGVVIRSRPVGVMYMTDEAGADAKVIAVPHEKLSSMYSNVKECSDLPALLLAQIQHFFENYKALEPGKWVKMGRWGSADEAREDIRKSVAAYNLKKEASK
- the eno gene encoding phosphopyruvate hydratase, with translation MKTQIQAIHAREILDSRGNPTVEVDVTLECGAMGRASVPSGASTGAHEAVELRDKDTQRYSGKGVLKAVSNVNTEILESLRGMNAIDQEQIDHLMIKLDGTSDKSRLGGNAILGVSLAVARAAASALNLPLFQYLGGEQAARMPVPMFNILNGGVHANWQGPDFQEFMIAPTGAGSFKEALRWGSEVYHELKAVLKDAGYSTAVGDEGGFAPALKKNSDAIELIIKAIERAGYTPGSQIEIAIDPASSGFYENGLYHLRSEGRKVDAQELINLYSSWVDKYPIAVLEDGLAEDDWSGWKLLNAALGDRIELVGDDLFVTNVERIQRGITENVANAVLIKPNQIGTLTETKAAIEMAYGANWGAMVSHRSGETVDSSIADLTVAMGTGHLKTGAPCRGERVEKYNQFLRIEEDLGSRAFYAGHDAFVR
- the clcA gene encoding voltage-gated chloride channel family protein, with the protein product MSKFRRPEQLDLLPYIAKWLALAGLVALLAGSASALFLLSLDHATQWRETHPWVIWLLPVAGFAVGLAYHLIGKPVDAGNNLIIDEIHDPKKIVPLRMVPMVLIGTVVSHLFGASVGREGTAVQMGGALADQLTHVFRLRREDRRVILMAGISAGFASVFGTPLAGALFGLEVLAIGRMRYDALFPCVVAAIVADQVGQAWGVVHTHYVIGEVVPVQLWSVMAVVAAGIVFGLTGLLFATATHKLGAFVKRLITYSPLRPFAGGLLIAVAVWALGSNHYIDVDKYIGLGIPSIVQSFQMPMAPWDWLGKMVFTVVSLGTGFKGGEVTPLFYIGATLGNALAPLLHLPFGMLAGIGFVAVFAGAANTPLATIVMAMELFGPEIAPLAAIACIASYLVSGHTGIYHAQRVGHSKHHRPLPEEIRLSDIKQFHAQSESASERKVTLAGEEK
- a CDS encoding Uncharacterized ACR, COG1993 — translated: MKAFLVTFFTQQNRRYQGKMLGDWVVDLAKEMGLRGATLSTGIEGFGHTGRLHSSHFFELADQPTEIRMAITEDESEQLFKRLELEDISLFYIKTPVELGFVGTEVT
- a CDS encoding bile acid:sodium symporter, with protein sequence MDREQLETNQIPIYFVAVIVAALGGLLAPNASEALGSTVTPTIAVLMYAMFLQIPFLDLRNSLANKRFMAALLTANFVAIPLLVWALTMGITNHPAILVGALLVLLTPCIDYVVVFTHIGKGDSKLTLAATPLLLLMQLVLLPVYLTFMLGNDSTVVISIGPFVEAFVMLIALPLVLAVATAAGAKRSRIVESWNNAWAWMPVPAMAAVLVVMGRLPWALGSVSLHVVGSLVMTAAGLLSYQIINTR